One part of the uncultured Bacteroides sp. genome encodes these proteins:
- the hpt gene encoding hypoxanthine phosphoribosyltransferase, with protein MKTIQIKDKTFALSIDEQSIQKEVTRVANEISRDLKDENPIFISVLNGSFMFTADLMKQINIPSKVTFVKLASYEGVASTGVIKEVVGLSEDIQGKTVVIVEDIVDTGLTMQRLLETLGTRNPKAIHIASLLVKPDKLEVELDIKYCAMRIPNDFIVGYGLDYDGYGRNYPDIYTLAE; from the coding sequence ATGAAAACAATTCAGATAAAAGATAAAACATTTGCTCTTTCAATTGATGAGCAGAGCATTCAAAAGGAAGTGACTCGTGTTGCTAACGAAATTAGTCGTGACTTGAAAGATGAGAACCCTATTTTTATTAGTGTTCTTAACGGATCTTTTATGTTTACTGCTGATTTAATGAAACAAATCAATATTCCTAGTAAGGTGACTTTCGTTAAGCTAGCTTCTTATGAAGGTGTTGCTTCTACCGGAGTTATCAAAGAAGTGGTTGGTTTGTCGGAAGATATTCAGGGAAAAACAGTGGTTATTGTGGAAGACATAGTTGATACCGGTCTTACCATGCAGCGTTTGCTCGAAACACTTGGCACAAGAAACCCTAAAGCTATTCATATAGCATCGTTGCTTGTAAAACCAGACAAACTTGAGGTGGAGCTTGATATCAAATATTGTGCAATGAGAATTCCAAATGATTTTATTGTAGGATATGGTTTGGATTATGATGGATATGGCAGAAATTATCCGGATATCTACACTTTAGCAGAATAA
- a CDS encoding adenylate kinase yields MLNIVIFGAPGSGKGTQSEFIIKKFGVNHISTGDVLRAEIKNNTELGKTAKGYIDQGQLVPDSLIIDILASVLDNLKESKGVIFDGFPRTIPQAEALKVMLNERGQDVSIMLDLDVPEEELIARLIKRGQECGRADDNMETIKKRLVVYNTQTSPLKDYYKKEEKYQYIKGLGTLESIFADIVTAVEKL; encoded by the coding sequence ATGTTGAACATTGTTATTTTTGGTGCTCCCGGTTCTGGTAAGGGAACACAAAGTGAATTTATTATTAAGAAATTTGGTGTTAATCATATCTCTACTGGAGATGTACTTCGTGCAGAAATCAAAAACAATACAGAACTTGGTAAAACTGCTAAAGGGTATATCGATCAGGGACAATTAGTTCCCGATTCTTTGATTATTGACATCCTGGCTAGCGTACTTGATAATTTGAAAGAAAGCAAAGGAGTTATCTTTGATGGTTTTCCAAGAACTATTCCTCAGGCTGAAGCTTTGAAAGTAATGCTTAATGAAAGAGGACAAGATGTTTCTATCATGCTTGATCTTGATGTGCCAGAAGAAGAATTAATTGCTCGTTTAATTAAACGAGGTCAGGAATGTGGTCGTGCTGATGACAACATGGAAACTATCAAAAAACGTTTGGTTGTTTACAATACTCAGACTTCTCCATTGAAAGATTACTATAAAAAAGAAGAAAAATATCAGTATATCAAAGGTCTTGGCACATTGGAAAGCATCTTTGCTGATATTGTTACTGCTGTTGAAAAATTATAA
- a CDS encoding peptide MFS transporter yields MSQSKGHPKGLYLIFATGTAERFSYYGMRAIFILFLTQALMMDKELASSIYGSYTGLVYLTPLIGGYVADKYWGIRRSIFWGAILMGLGQFFLFLSASFLSSVELSHMLMYTGLGCIIFGNGFFKPTIATLVGQLYEPNDRRLDSAFTIFYMGVNVGAFMAPLVCGYFGETGDPNDFKWGFLIAAIGIVFTVLVFETLKNKYLISPTGEQIGIIPDAHKAKMEATEEEKQPTISKEDAIKKALFFVGVTVALFALFMYLFNGDIISAGIFSSCIGIPAYIICDSSLNKIERQRIWVIYIIAFFVIFFWAAYEQAGASLTLFAAEQTNRTLFGWEMPASYFQSFNPLFVVALAFIMPAIWGFLNKRKMEPSSPTKQAIGLFLLSLGYLFIAFGVKDLQPGVKVSMIWLTGLYFIHTMGEMALSPIGLSMVNKLTPVRFASLMMGVWYLSTASANKFAGMLSGLYPEAGKVKHLFGIEIASLYDFFMVFVVMSGISAVILFLLSKKLQKLMHGVE; encoded by the coding sequence ATGAGTCAATCTAAAGGGCATCCCAAAGGTCTTTACCTCATCTTTGCAACAGGTACCGCTGAACGTTTCAGTTACTACGGTATGCGTGCAATTTTCATTTTGTTTTTAACACAGGCTTTAATGATGGATAAAGAGCTTGCTTCGTCCATTTACGGTAGTTACACAGGTTTGGTATACTTAACTCCGCTGATTGGTGGTTATGTTGCCGATAAATACTGGGGTATCCGTCGCTCAATTTTCTGGGGAGCGATACTGATGGGGCTTGGACAGTTCTTTTTATTTCTTAGTGCATCGTTCCTTAGTTCGGTGGAACTATCTCATATGCTGATGTATACCGGTTTAGGATGCATCATTTTTGGAAATGGTTTCTTTAAACCTACTATTGCTACTTTGGTTGGACAATTATACGAACCGAATGACCGTCGTCTGGATTCCGCTTTCACCATTTTCTATATGGGTGTAAATGTGGGAGCATTCATGGCACCTCTTGTTTGTGGATATTTCGGTGAGACAGGAGATCCTAATGATTTTAAATGGGGATTCCTGATTGCTGCCATTGGTATTGTGTTTACCGTTTTGGTATTTGAAACGTTGAAAAATAAATATTTGATTTCTCCTACTGGAGAACAGATTGGTATTATACCGGATGCACACAAGGCAAAAATGGAAGCTACTGAAGAAGAAAAGCAACCTACAATCTCAAAGGAAGACGCTATTAAGAAGGCCTTGTTCTTTGTTGGTGTTACAGTTGCTCTTTTTGCATTATTCATGTATCTGTTTAATGGTGATATCATTAGCGCGGGTATCTTCTCTTCATGTATTGGTATTCCTGCTTATATTATTTGTGATAGTTCATTGAATAAGATTGAAAGACAGCGTATCTGGGTAATTTATATCATTGCTTTCTTTGTTATTTTCTTCTGGGCTGCTTACGAACAAGCAGGAGCTTCATTAACACTCTTTGCTGCCGAACAAACTAACCGTACACTTTTTGGATGGGAAATGCCTGCTTCTTACTTCCAGTCATTCAATCCACTGTTTGTAGTTGCTTTAGCTTTTATAATGCCGGCTATTTGGGGATTCCTGAACAAAAGAAAGATGGAACCATCTTCTCCTACTAAACAGGCTATTGGTTTGTTCCTTTTGTCGCTTGGTTATTTGTTTATTGCTTTTGGTGTGAAAGATCTTCAACCAGGTGTTAAGGTTAGCATGATTTGGCTTACTGGTCTTTACTTTATTCACACGATGGGCGAAATGGCTTTGTCACCAATAGGCTTGTCTATGGTTAACAAGTTAACTCCTGTTCGTTTCGCATCTTTAATGATGGGCGTTTGGTATTTGTCTACAGCATCTGCCAATAAGTTTGCCGGAATGCTTAGCGGATTGTATCCTGAAGCCGGAAAAGTAAAGCACTTGTTTGGTATTGAAATTGCGTCATTATACGATTTCTTTATGGTGTTCGTTGTAATGTCGGGTATCTCTGCCGTTATCTTATTCCTGCTTTCTAAGAAATTGCAGAAATTGATGCATGGTGTAGAATAA